In Nocardioides sp. W7, the genomic stretch GTGGCCGGTCGCCACGAGCGTCTTGCTCACGGGAGCGACCGTGACGGCGTAGCCCTCGGTCGTCACCGTCGCGGGCGTCAGGGTCGGCGTACCGGCCCCGGCGACGGTGGGCGTCACGGTCGCGGTGCCCACGGTCGTGGAGCTCCGGAGGGTGGTCGAGTAGACGCCGTTGCCGCCCGCGGTCACGCTGCCGAGGGCTTGGGCGGGGTCGGTGCTGGTGAAGGAGACCGTCAGGCCGTCGAGGCGCCTGCCGCTCGTCGTGGCGGCGGTGGCGGTGACGGGGGTCGGGTCGAGACCGGTGGCCACGAGCGTCTTGACGACGGGGGTCACCGTGACGGTGTAGCCCTCGGTCGTCACCGTCGTGGACGTCAGGGTCGGCGTGCCTCCTCCGGTGACGGCGGGCGTCACGGTGGCGCTCCCGGGGTTCGTCGACCCCTGGAGGGTGGTCGAGTAGGTGCCGTTGCCCTGAGCCGCGACGGTCCCGAGGGTCTGGGCGGGGTCGGTGCTGGTGAAGGAGACCGTGAGGCCGTCGAGACGCTTGCCGCTCGTCGTGACGGCGGTCGCGGTGACGGTGGTCGAGTCGGCTCCCGTGGCCACGAGCGTCTCGGCCACGGGGGCCACCGCGACGCTGTAGCCCTCGGTCTCCACGTCGAGGGTGCCCAGGACGTCGTGGGCGGGTGTGCTGCCCGCGGCGGTGGCGGTGACGGTGGCGGTGCCGACGGTGGTCGAGCCGGTGAGGGTCGCCGAGTAGGTGCCGTCGCCGTAGTCGGTCACCGGGCCGAAGGACTGGTCGGGGTCCGTGCTGCTGAAGGTCACCCCGAGCCCGGGGAAACGGGCGCCGCCGGCCGTCCGGGCCGTGGCGATGATCGTCCGGGTGTCCGTGCCGGTCGCGACCAGGGCACCGGCGCCCGCCTCCGCGCGGACCAGCACCTCGGTGACCGGGCCGAGGTCGTAGGAGATGGTCAGCGAGGCCGTCGTGCCGCGCTCGGCCACCGTCGAGGTGCCGCCCGCCGGGACCAGGCTGGAGCCGCCGCCACCGCCGGCGCCGTAGAACTGGACGAGGGAGCCGGCGCCGCCGCCGTAGAGCCCGCCGCCGCCGCCACCGCCGCCGCGCAACGAGGTGCGGCCGCCCGCCCGGATCGAGTCACCGCCAGTGGTGAACGTGCCGGTTGCGCCGTACCCGGCGTACTCGGAGGTGTCGCTGGTGCCTGGACCGCCCGCACCGCCGGCCGTCGCGGTGCCGGGGGCCCCGCCGGTCGCCGTACCGCGACTGCCGAACGTCAAGGACGCGCCGGACTGCCCGGCGTCCCCGCCCGGGACGTAGCCGCGCGGGTACCCCGAGCACGAGGGGGCGGTGGCGCAGGCGTCGGCGACACCCGCTCCGCCGCCGCCGGCGGCGATGAGCACGCGGGAGCCGATGGAGTCGCACCCCGCGACCGCCGCCGGGCAGGTGCGGACGTCGCTCGCGCCGCCGCCACCACCGCCTCGCGTGTTGGACTGGGAACCCTGTCCCCCGCCGTTCCAGCCTCGGGCGCCGCCGGCGGCGCTGCTGCCGCCCTCGCCCCCGACCCACAGGTAGAGCGTCTGCCCCTCCGTGACGGCGAGCGATCCGGTCACCACCGCGCCCCGCCCGCCGTGCGAGACGACGGAGTCGATCCCGTCGCCACCGGCCGCCCCCACGGCCTCGACCTGGACCTGACTCACTCCCTCCGGCACCGTGAACGTCTGCTGGGTGCCGGTGAAGCGGTACGTCGAGGCGTAGAGGTGGGGGCCGTCCGCCGGCACCGGCTCTGCCGGCACCGGCTGCGCCGCCGCTGGGGCCGCGGACGCCAGCCCGAGGGTGACGGCGGGGGCGAGGACGGCGAGCACGAATGCGACGCAGGTCGGGCGCAGGCGGGACATGCACACTCCGAAGTGGTAGGCCAAGACCCCGTGACCCTAGTTTTCCCATGGCCCGGTGTCCGGCGTTTGGTCAAGCCGGGTTCGGCTCCCGGCAACTGACCTCGGCGAGCGACCGGAGTCGCGCGGGAACCCACCTACCGCTTCGGGATCGGGACCCTCTCGATCGGCTTGCCGACCTTGTCGATCCGGTGCTCGGGGTTGCCGAACCGGTCGGTCCAGTCGTTGCCGCGGGCGTGGTCCTCGGGCGTGGCGCAGGTGGAGACGGTGATGTAGCCGCGAGTGGTCTTCTCCCCGGCTTGCCCGGGACCTCGGCCCGCGGCTTGCGCAGGGACTCCGCTGAGCGGAATGACACCCAGCGGTTCTGGTTGATGACGTGGACCTAGCGCCAGCGGCGGGCGGCGGATCGATCCTCGTGTTCGCCGCTCGCGATGTGGCCCTGAAGGTCCGATCCGTCGCAGCCAGCACGTCGTACCGCGACAACCCTGCTCCGGTCGCGATGAAGATCCCCGAGCAGGCCGAGATGCTCTTGCCACTCCCGACGAGCGACTAACGCTGGGGCGGTCGTCGGCTTGGCTGTCACTAATGCGACATCCAAGTTCTCAGTCGAGAACACAGTTGAGAGCGCTGCCAACCCACAGCCCATCACCATCAGGCTGCGTCCGCGATCCTCACAGTCCCTTTCACCGCCAATGACGCACATCGGCCTACGTCCGCCTGTGGAAGCGGACGCCGCCGTCGGGGAGCCGCTCGGAGGTGCAAGTCGGGTCGTGGGCTCGATGATGGTGGTGGGAGCAGAGCAGCATCCCGTCGGCCAGGTCGGTGCGCCCGCCGGCGGCCCAGGGGGCACCGGCGTGATGCGCCTCGCACCACGGCGCCGGGACCCGGCAGCCCTCCGCGCGGCACTCGCGATCGGTCAGGGCCAGGGCGCGGCGCTGGACGCGAGTGAAGAGGCGCTGGGAGCGGCCGAGGTCGAGGACCTCGCCCTTGCCGCCGAGGACGGCCGGGACGAGGTGCGCGGTGCAGGCCAGACGACGCGCTTCGTCGGCGGTGATCCGGTCGACCGAGTCGCCCGGGGCCGGGTTGCCGAGGGTCGCGGTGCCGAGCTCCGCGCGGAGCGACTCCAGCGACATGGTCACGACCAGGGTGGTGGCGTCGCCGCCGTGGATCGGGAGCCGGGTGGGGTCGAGGGTCTCCAGGAGCTGGCAGAACGCGCGGGCGGCCTTCCGCCCATGCGGAGTCCGCCGCGCCTCCGCTGGTTCGGGGTCGGCGTCGTCGCGGCGGGGGTTGGTGAAGGCATGCAAGTACGTCGCCAGTCGCGCCGCAGTGGCGTCCGGGATCAGTCCGGTGATCCGCGTGGTCCCATCACCCAGCGACCGCAGCCCGAGGCGCATCCGCTGCTGGGCGGAGGCTTCGAGGTCGGCCAGGTGCCGGGCCTCGACGGCCTCGGCAATCTC encodes the following:
- a CDS encoding invasin domain 3-containing protein; its protein translation is MSRLRPTCVAFVLAVLAPAVTLGLASAAPAAAQPVPAEPVPADGPHLYASTYRFTGTQQTFTVPEGVSQVQVEAVGAAGGDGIDSVVSHGGRGAVVTGSLAVTEGQTLYLWVGGEGGSSAAGGARGWNGGGQGSQSNTRGGGGGGASDVRTCPAAVAGCDSIGSRVLIAAGGGGAGVADACATAPSCSGYPRGYVPGGDAGQSGASLTFGSRGTATGGAPGTATAGGAGGPGTSDTSEYAGYGATGTFTTGGDSIRAGGRTSLRGGGGGGGGLYGGGAGSLVQFYGAGGGGGSSLVPAGGTSTVAERGTTASLTISYDLGPVTEVLVRAEAGAGALVATGTDTRTIIATARTAGGARFPGLGVTFSSTDPDQSFGPVTDYGDGTYSATLTGSTTVGTATVTATAAGSTPAHDVLGTLDVETEGYSVAVAPVAETLVATGADSTTVTATAVTTSGKRLDGLTVSFTSTDPAQTLGTVAAQGNGTYSTTLQGSTNPGSATVTPAVTGGGTPTLTSTTVTTEGYTVTVTPVVKTLVATGLDPTPVTATAATTSGRRLDGLTVSFTSTDPAQALGSVTAGGNGVYSTTLRSSTTVGTATVTPTVAGAGTPTLTPATVTTEGYAVTVAPVSKTLVATGHETTPVTATAATTSGRRLGGLAVSFTSTDPAQTFGAVTEGANGTYSAALRGSVTRGAATVTATVTGAGEPTLDPATVTTEGYTLTVLPISERLLATGSATRTVTARARSESGRNLSDLEVSFTSTDPGQGFGVVGDRGDGTYTVRLTGSTTPGTAVVTAAVTGAGTPEVVPATLVTDPYLKPVVTASVTSTAAPRNGWYRSPVTVWFTCAGSLPLTAACPAPVVLGQGRDQSVTRSVTDSLGSSTSVTSLAVSIDQAAPRVRVTGARKGASYPRARKLSCRATDALSGVATCRVTTKTSRSAKGRVVRWTAIAVDRAGNRATSAGRYTIRKAVRR
- a CDS encoding HNH endonuclease signature motif containing protein, with protein sequence MDHPIRVAAQVIDGALKSVADVNPAFMTTPDKAAALVELAAIEDRVGELRLRVTADASDVAEESGARDIGAWTAAATRRRRGNCAADLRLALALADRPVLATAVREGEVNLDQARAIAVSLAELPADVDAAILDQAEAALVAYAARFDPIELRRLGRRILDVVAPEIAEAVEARHLADLEASAQQRMRLGLRSLGDGTTRITGLIPDATAARLATYLHAFTNPRRDDADPEPAEARRTPHGRKAARAFCQLLETLDPTRLPIHGGDATTLVVTMSLESLRAELGTATLGNPAPGDSVDRITADEARRLACTAHLVPAVLGGKGEVLDLGRSQRLFTRVQRRALALTDRECRAEGCRVPAPWCEAHHAGAPWAAGGRTDLADGMLLCSHHHHRAHDPTCTSERLPDGGVRFHRRT